In a single window of the Neodiprion virginianus isolate iyNeoVirg1 chromosome 1, iyNeoVirg1.1, whole genome shotgun sequence genome:
- the LOC124298799 gene encoding nucleoporin SEH1-A isoform X1, translated as MFEAHSINAEHKDLIHDIAYDFYGQRMATCSSDQFVKVWDEDEHDNWHLTASWKAHSGSVWKVTWAHPEFGQVLATCSFDRTAAVWEEIVGEGSGSGERGMRHWVRRTNLVDSRTSVTDVKFAPKTLGLLLATCSADGVIRIYEAPDVMNLSQWTLQHEISCKLPCSCLTWNPSLSRLHPPMLAVGSDDSNASSGGKVFIYEYSENNRRWTKTETLSNVVDPVHDIAFAPNLGRSFHTLAIATKDVRIVTLKPMQDAAQSGLSRFEITTAAQFDDHYCTVWRVCWNIMGTILASSGDDGCVRLWKDNYVNNWKCVAVLKGDGTSAHSAEIPQIATPPSHSISGTQAPLSTTRNISIATVTAERPTTTILSTSKWQAPVIKGRFSKSVWLGNPSEPSLPPPPIIERPKSKK; from the exons GTTTGGGACGAGGACGAACACGATAACTGGCACTTGACAGCATCATGGAAAGCACACAGCGGATCTGTGTGGAAAGTAACCTGGGCGCATCCCGAGTTTGGTCAGGTTTTGGCAACGTGTTCATTTGATAGAACTGCAGCGGTCTGGGAAGAAATTG TTGGCGAAGGTTCAGGCTCCGGTGAACGAGGGATGCGACATTGGGTGCGCCGGACCAACTTGGTCGACTCTCGGACGTCAGTAACAGATGTTAAGTTTGCGCCAAAGACTCTCGGTCTTCTCCTTGCGACCTGTAGCGCGGATGGAGTAATCAGAATTTACGAAGCACCAGATGTGATGAACCTGAGCCAGTGGACTCTGCAGCATGAAATTAGCTGTAAACTTCCATGCAGTTGTTTAACATGGAATCCTTCATTATCGCG gCTCCATCCACCTATGCTCGCAGTTGGCAGCGACGACTCGAATGCATCAAGTGGCGGCAAGGTCTTCATATACGAATACTCGGAAAACAATAGACGGTGGACAAAAACAGAGACATTATCCAACGTTGTTGACCCCGTGCACGATATTGCATTTGCACCCAACTTGGGACGTAGTTTTCACACTTTAGCGATAGCCACCAAAGATGTACGGATTGTAACGCTCAAACCAATGCA aGATGCGGCTCAAAGCGGTTTGTCTCGGTTTGAAATTACGACTGCTGCCCAATTTGATGATCACTATTGTACGGTGTGGCGAGTGTGCTGGAACATAATGGGGACCATATTAGCGAGTTCAGGAGATGACGGCTGCGTTCGTTTATGGAAAGATAATTACGTGAATAATTGGAAATGTGTAGCAGTTTTGAAGGGAGATGGAACCTCGGCTCACAGTGCCGAAATTCCACAGATAGCAACACCTCCGAGTCACTCGATCTCAGGAACTCAGGCGCCGCTATCCACCACAAG GAATATATCTATAGCCACGGTTACGGCGGAGAGACCAACGACGACAATATTATCGACTAGTAAGTGGCAAGCCCCTGTAATAAAAGGCCGTTTCAGCAAGTCTGTATGGCTTGGAAATCCAAGCGAACCGTCACTCCCCCCTCCTCCGATCATAGAACGCCCAAAATCGAagaagtaa
- the LOC124298809 gene encoding uncharacterized protein LOC124298809 gives MSRIVPPREVRTIPNVHPAYLRPEISLHHDPVEHWINQKLKNLEKRDRSCLREQTHHASSQNSEQFQPVAVEAEYDARNDRPSPPTIQTLCKDIRSNQSGAMGQGDRVTERCFYRSPAAKTDVRTTRVALSTGTRTSERNIRRSRPLTACTESHNPSLTKAEPKHGATKTSNKREEASSIEQIGAAIRSAISAHERRSAKVSSPCKGASLSRRSLAVASSGTPMSDQLRERLQNVRAEIRRSEAAQREAPAFHCHFKEN, from the exons ATGTCGCGAATTGTTCCACCCCGTGAAGTCCGGACAATCCCAAATGTTCATCCGGCTTATCTGCGTCCCGAGATATCCCTGCATCACGATCCAGTCGAACATTGGATAAACCAAAAGTTAAAGAACCTGGAGAAGCGTGATCGAAGTTGCCTCCGGGAACAGACCCATCATGCCTCTTCTCAGAAC AGTGAACAGTTCCAGCCTGTAGCAGTCGAGGCCGAATATGACGCGCGAAACGATCGACCCTCGCCACCTACGATTCAAACACTCTGCAAAGACATCCGCTCGAACCAGTCGGGTGCAATGGGTCAAGGAGATCGAGTTACCGAGCGATGTTTCTACAG GTCTCCAGCGGCGAAAACGGATGTTCGAACGACGAGGGTCGCCCTGTCAACCGGAACCCGGACGTCAGAAAGAAACATCCGACGTTCAAGACCCCTGACTGCCTGCACCGAAAGCCACAACCCCTCGCTGACAAAGGCTGAACCTAAACACGGGGCGACCAAAACTTCTAACAAA CGCGAAGAAGCAAGCAGCATTGAGCAGATCGGAGCGGCGATTCGGTCAGCGATCAGCGCCCATGAAAGACGATCGGCAAAAGTGTCGTCGCCCTGCAAAGGAGCTTCGCTCTCTCGACGAAGCCTCGCCGTCGCAAGTTCCGGGACTCCAATGTCCGACCAACTACGGGAGCGTCTGCAAAACGTGCGAGCCGAAATCCGACGAAGCGAGGCCGCGCAGCGAGAAGCGCCGGCTTTTCACTGtcattttaaagaaaattaa
- the LOC124298799 gene encoding nucleoporin SEH1-A isoform X2 yields the protein MFEAHSINAEHKDLIHDIAYDFYGQRMATCSSDQFVKVWDEDEHDNWHLTASWKAHSGSVWKVTWAHPEFGQVLATCSFDRTAAVWEEIVGEGSGSGERGMRHWVRRTNLVDSRTSVTDVKFAPKTLGLLLATCSADGVIRIYEAPDVMNLSQWTLQHEISCKLPCSCLTWNPSLSRLHPPMLAVGSDDSNASSGGKVFIYEYSENNRRWTKTETLSNVVDPVHDIAFAPNLGRSFHTLAIATKDVRIVTLKPMQDAAQSGLSRFEITTAAQFDDHYCTVWRVCWNIMGTILASSGDDGCVRLWKDNYVNNWKCVAVLKGDGTSAHSAEIPQIATPPSHSISGTQAPLSTTRYYKLGSISHPNQVPWH from the exons GTTTGGGACGAGGACGAACACGATAACTGGCACTTGACAGCATCATGGAAAGCACACAGCGGATCTGTGTGGAAAGTAACCTGGGCGCATCCCGAGTTTGGTCAGGTTTTGGCAACGTGTTCATTTGATAGAACTGCAGCGGTCTGGGAAGAAATTG TTGGCGAAGGTTCAGGCTCCGGTGAACGAGGGATGCGACATTGGGTGCGCCGGACCAACTTGGTCGACTCTCGGACGTCAGTAACAGATGTTAAGTTTGCGCCAAAGACTCTCGGTCTTCTCCTTGCGACCTGTAGCGCGGATGGAGTAATCAGAATTTACGAAGCACCAGATGTGATGAACCTGAGCCAGTGGACTCTGCAGCATGAAATTAGCTGTAAACTTCCATGCAGTTGTTTAACATGGAATCCTTCATTATCGCG gCTCCATCCACCTATGCTCGCAGTTGGCAGCGACGACTCGAATGCATCAAGTGGCGGCAAGGTCTTCATATACGAATACTCGGAAAACAATAGACGGTGGACAAAAACAGAGACATTATCCAACGTTGTTGACCCCGTGCACGATATTGCATTTGCACCCAACTTGGGACGTAGTTTTCACACTTTAGCGATAGCCACCAAAGATGTACGGATTGTAACGCTCAAACCAATGCA aGATGCGGCTCAAAGCGGTTTGTCTCGGTTTGAAATTACGACTGCTGCCCAATTTGATGATCACTATTGTACGGTGTGGCGAGTGTGCTGGAACATAATGGGGACCATATTAGCGAGTTCAGGAGATGACGGCTGCGTTCGTTTATGGAAAGATAATTACGTGAATAATTGGAAATGTGTAGCAGTTTTGAAGGGAGATGGAACCTCGGCTCACAGTGCCGAAATTCCACAGATAGCAACACCTCCGAGTCACTCGATCTCAGGAACTCAGGCGCCGCTATCCACCACAAGGTACTACAAGCTGGGTTCCATCAGTCATCCTAATCAAGTACCATGGCACTAA